The following proteins are co-located in the Theropithecus gelada isolate Dixy chromosome 19, Tgel_1.0, whole genome shotgun sequence genome:
- the LOC112613437 gene encoding ATP synthase F(0) complex subunit C1, mitochondrial-like — MQTTGALLMSPALIRCCTRGLTRPVHRARPSASFLNGPVNSSKQPSYSSFPLQVARREFPTSVVSRDIDTAAKLIGAGAARVGVAGSGAGIGTVLGSLIIGYARNLSVKQRLFCAILGFALSEAVGLFPLTVAFLILFAM; from the exons ATGCAGACCACCGGGGCATTGCTCATGTCTCCAGCTCTGATCCGCTGTTGTACCAGGGGGCTAACCAGGCCTGT ccaccgcgcccggccgtctgcCTCCTTCTTGAACGGCCCAGTGAATTCATCTAAACAGCCTTCCTACAGCAGCTTCCCACTCCAGGTGGCCAGACGGGAGTTCCCGACCAGTGTTGTCTCCCGGGACATTGACACGGCAGCCAAGTTGATTGGTGCTGGGGCAGCCAGAGTTGGTGTGGCGGGTTCAGGGGCTGGCATTGGGACGGTGTTGGGCAGCTTGATCATTGGCTATGCCAGGAACCTGTCTGTCAAGCAGCGGCTCTTCTGTGCCATTCTGGGCTTTGCCCTGTCTGAGGCCGTGGGGCTCTTCCCTTTGACGGTCGCCTTCCTCATCCTCTTCGCCATGTGA